The window GTTATATTGCGGTGCGACTGGAGCGCCGGTTTGGGCAGGCCGGTCGAACCAGTGGTGTAGATCACTTGGGCGCCGTCGGTTGGCTGGATCGCCGCGCTCACGCGTCGATGCTCCACCACCAGCGACTCGTTGCGTAGATCGCTCTCGGCATGCGCAAACAGTTCTTGGGCGGCAATGGCTCCGTCGATCGCCTGATCGGGGGGGGCGAACTGAATGAAATGCTCCACGTAGTCGCAATGCTGTCGCACTGCCCGGCCGAGTTCGGTGAAGTCGGCGACAGGCGTCGTGCCGAGAAAGGCGAAGCCTTTGGCGCGAATCAGGCCCAATGAGCGGATGACCTCTGGCGCCTTGAGTCGCAAATCGAGTGGGGCATGGATGACGCCGATTTGAAAGCAGGCGTATTCCAGAAAGATATGCTCGGCCAATAGGGGAAGCGACGTGGCAAGAAAATCACCCTGGCGAAAGCCAAGCGCCAAGAGTCGCAGCGCCACCGCAGTGGCCGATTCATGAAACTGGCGATAGGTGTAGCTGCGGCCGGTGTCGACTTCCTCAATGGCGATCGCGTCGGGAGTTTCGCGCGCCCATTTGGCGATGACTCCATGAAGCAAATGGCGATCGGCAAAATCTTGTTCGTAATGAGCGAGGGTGTATTGCGGTACGCCGTGGCGGTGCGTGAGTGGAAGCATGCCGTTGATTCGAGTTGCCTAGGTTTTACTTGCTACAGGCACGCTACCAAATTGTTGGCTCAAAATGCAAAGACTAATTGGCGCCGTGGCAATTGCCGGCCACTTATGAACAGCGATTTCGCCGGGCCCGCGCGACGAGCTAGAGTTGTCGGACGAAAAGCGCGAAAACAGGGGGGTGAACTCCGAAAACCGACTCCGAAAACCCACATCCACAACAGGGCCAGTAGATGCCAAGGTGTTGTGCAACAATTGGTTGCGACAATATCCGCGTGGTTCACTGGTGGCGCTCGTTTTCGGAGTTTTCGGAATGGCGCTCCGAATTCAAACGGCCTGCCGCCGGCCGCGAGGGCGGCCTGTAGATAGCCGCTGGTTTGAGCGGTCGAGGCGCCATGATTCGCGATCAGGTCTATTAGTGGATGTTTCTATCGTCTTTCGGCAAAAGGGATTTGGTTGGAAATTGCATTGACAGCTAATGATTAGCAACGCAAAACTAGAATCGGAATTCTAATTCTGCTTTTCTCCTCGGCGCACCACCGAAATCATGCCTCATCTGGCTGGGCATTTGCACTGGGTTCATCCTCCGCGCCAATCGCGGAGCCAGGAAACGCTTGAGCGATTGCTCGATGCGGCTGAGTCCGTTTTGACCGAGAAGGGTTTTGTCGAAGCAAGCGTGGCGGAGATTGCGGCGCGCGCCAAAAGCTCGGTGGGGGCGTTCTATTCGCGTTTTCAAGACAAACACACGCTGCTGCGCTGTCTTCACGAGCGCTTTGTGGAAGACGCCATCGCCACCGCCGATGCGGCGCTCGATCCCGCATTGTGGGAGGAGCAGAACATTGGCGAGATATTGGGCGAGGTCATTCCGTTCTTGGTGCGGATTTACGAAGAACGCCGCAGTTTGATCAGCGCCTTTATCGTGCAGTGCACGCGCGACCCGAGCTATGTGGAATCGGGGGGGCGATTGCAGCGTCACCTTTCGCACCGTTTGCGACAATTGCTACTGGCGCGGCGCCACGAACTGACGCATCCCGATCCGGAGCTAGCCGTTGATTTCGGGCTGAGGTTGGTCATGCACATGCTCGACATCAGTGCGATGTATGCGCCGAAGAGTTTGACCGAATACGAGTTGAGTGGTCCGGAATTGGCGCGTGAGCTGTGCCGCGCGTACCTGGGCTACCTTGGGGTGGAACGCACGCTTTAACCATCACATTGCCAATTGGAAGTGGTTTACAGGAAAGGGTTTCCCCATGAGACGCGCGGCGACCGTGGCTGCACTGGGGTTTGTGGCTGCACTAGGATTGGGCTGTTTGACGCTGGCCGGCGAAAATTCGCTGGGGCGCAAGATCGATGGCTTCCAACTCGACGATTATCGCGGCAAAGAGCATTCGCTGGCGGAATATCGCGACAAACAGGCGGTAGTGCTCGCGTTTGTGGGAACGGAATGTCCGCTGGCCAAGCTCTACGGCCCACGATTGGCGGAATTGGCCAAGGAGTTTGAGTCGCGCGGCGCGGCGTTTTTGGCCATCGATTCCAACCGGCAAGACTCGATCACCGAGATTGCGGCGTACGCCCGCACGCACGGAATTGAGTTTCCGGTGCTGAAGGATATGAACAACAAGGTGGCCGACCTAGTGGGCGCGACGCGCACGCCGGAGGTGTTTGTGCTCGACAAGTCGGGCACAGTGCGCTATCAGGGACGGATTGACGATCAGTATGGTCTTACGATTGGTTCGAATTACGCCAAGCCCAAGCTGGAGCATCGCGATCTAGCGATGGCGCTCGATGAATTGCTATCGGGCAAGGAAGTGGCGGCGCCGTATCGCGAGGCGACCGGCTGCCTGATTGGCCGGATGCGAGAGCCGGACGCGAAGAGCGCGGTGACGTATTCGAACCAGATTGCGCGAATATTGCAGAACCGCTGCGTGGAGTGCCATCGCCAAGGCCAGATCGCGCCCTTTGCGCTGACCAGCTACGACGAGGTGGTGGGCTGGGCCGACATGATGGCCGAAGTGGTGCGCGATGGCCGCATGCCGCCGTGGCACGCCAGCCCCAAATACGGCAAGTTTAAAAACGATCGGCACATGAGCGACGAAGAGAAGGCGCTGATCGACCAGTGGTTGGCGGCCGGCGCCCCAGAAGGCGACCCGTCGGACTTGCCGGCGCCGCGTGAGTACAGCGAAGAGTGGATGATGCCGGAGCCCGATCTGGTGGTGTACATGGACGACGAGCCATACACCGTGCCGGCCGAAGGGGTGGTGGAGTACCAGTACTTTACCGTTGATCCAGGCTTCACCGAGGACAAGTGGGTGAGCGCGTCGGAATGCAAGCCGGGCAGTCGATCGGTGGTGCATCATATCTTCGTGTTCGTGCAGCCGCCTGGGGCAGATGGTGAAGAGGCCATGGGAGGCGAGGAACTGGAGAAGCAGCGCGAAGAGCGGCATCGGGCTCGGCAGCGTGGTGAGGGTGGCATAGGGCTTGGCTCGGGAAGCACCAAGTTGATCTGCGGCACGGCGCCCGGAGTGCCGCCGTTTGTGAACCCCGAGGGAATGTGCTTTTTCATACCCAAGGGTTCGAAGTTGATTTTTCAGATGCACTACACGCCCAACGGCAGCGAGACGCTGGATCGGAGTTGCGTGGGGCTGAAGTTCGCCGATCCCAAGGATGTGCGGGCGGAGATCGAAATGGATATGGCGATCAACTTCGCCTTCCAGATTCCGGCGGGGGCGGACAACCATCCGGTGGAAAGCACGCACAAGTTCGATCGCGCCACTGAGATTCTGTCGTTGACGCCGCACATGCACTTGCGCGGCAAGTCGTTCCGGTACGATTTGGTATATGCCGACGGCACGCGCAAGACGCTGATGGAGGTGCCGCGTTACGACTTTAATTGGCAGATCACCTACCAGTTGGCCGAGCCCGTGCTGGCCCCGGCGGGATCGCGATTGGAGTGCTTGGCGCACTTCGACAACTCGGAGGAGAACCTGGCAAATCCCGATCCCACCAAGCCGGTGCGTTGGGGAGACCAGACGTGGGAAGAGATGATGATCGGCTGGTTCGCCAAGAGCGCCGATCTCGATTTTGATTCGATGGCGCCCGATAAGACGCGCACCGCCGGGTTCTTGAAAGAGGCGGCTGGCGGCAAATTGAAAGTAAGCAAGCGCATTGGCAAGGTGGCGGCGCGAGCGCTGGACTCGGACAAAACGTTTGGCATTCTCTATCGGCTATTGGGGGGATTGGTCCCGCAGGTCGATCGGATGGATGTCAGCGTGACCGATGGCGACACGCTGCGATTTTTGGCCGTGAATCAGCCGCCATTAGTTGGCTCGAAGGTTGGCGGACAAGAAGCGGAGATCACTGGCGAGAAGTTGGCGCTGGCCGAATACGCTCGCGCCAAGGCGCCAGTGGTTCACAATGAGCTAAGCGCGTCGTTGCCGCAGGCGGACCTATCGACCATGGCGCGGGCGCTGCGTTCCAGCGCGCATGTGCCAGTGACGATCGATGGTCGAGCGGCGGTGGTGAGCTTTTGGAGTCGCGAGCGGAACGCGTTTCCGCCCGAGGCGATGGAGCTATTGGTTCAAGTGGCGGAGCAGATCGGTCGTC is drawn from Pirellulales bacterium and contains these coding sequences:
- a CDS encoding TetR/AcrR family transcriptional regulator, producing the protein MPHLAGHLHWVHPPRQSRSQETLERLLDAAESVLTEKGFVEASVAEIAARAKSSVGAFYSRFQDKHTLLRCLHERFVEDAIATADAALDPALWEEQNIGEILGEVIPFLVRIYEERRSLISAFIVQCTRDPSYVESGGRLQRHLSHRLRQLLLARRHELTHPDPELAVDFGLRLVMHMLDISAMYAPKSLTEYELSGPELARELCRAYLGYLGVERTL
- a CDS encoding redoxin domain-containing protein, producing MRRAATVAALGFVAALGLGCLTLAGENSLGRKIDGFQLDDYRGKEHSLAEYRDKQAVVLAFVGTECPLAKLYGPRLAELAKEFESRGAAFLAIDSNRQDSITEIAAYARTHGIEFPVLKDMNNKVADLVGATRTPEVFVLDKSGTVRYQGRIDDQYGLTIGSNYAKPKLEHRDLAMALDELLSGKEVAAPYREATGCLIGRMREPDAKSAVTYSNQIARILQNRCVECHRQGQIAPFALTSYDEVVGWADMMAEVVRDGRMPPWHASPKYGKFKNDRHMSDEEKALIDQWLAAGAPEGDPSDLPAPREYSEEWMMPEPDLVVYMDDEPYTVPAEGVVEYQYFTVDPGFTEDKWVSASECKPGSRSVVHHIFVFVQPPGADGEEAMGGEELEKQREERHRARQRGEGGIGLGSGSTKLICGTAPGVPPFVNPEGMCFFIPKGSKLIFQMHYTPNGSETLDRSCVGLKFADPKDVRAEIEMDMAINFAFQIPAGADNHPVESTHKFDRATEILSLTPHMHLRGKSFRYDLVYADGTRKTLMEVPRYDFNWQITYQLAEPVLAPAGSRLECLAHFDNSEENLANPDPTKPVRWGDQTWEEMMIGWFAKSADLDFDSMAPDKTRTAGFLKEAAGGKLKVSKRIGKVAARALDSDKTFGILYRLLGGLVPQVDRMDVSVTDGDTLRFLAVNQPPLVGSKVGGQEAEITGEKLALAEYARAKAPVVHNELSASLPQADLSTMARALRSSAHVPVTIDGRAAVVSFWSRERNAFPPEAMELLVQVAEQIGRQPSTEKTAALNGK